Sequence from the Fragaria vesca subsp. vesca linkage group LG4, FraVesHawaii_1.0, whole genome shotgun sequence genome:
AACGCGAATAATATAGTTTTCAAGAGTTTTGTATGTGTGTCCTATATATGTATATTATCTTCATCAGGTTCCCACTTTATCCATGATATATATGCAAAATTTGCAAAAATCAATTGGGTGGCTAAAAATGATCAAAAATAATAAAGATAGAGCATAACAAGGAGAAGAAGCAATCTATAAAGTGAACTTGATTGAAAGGGTGAGAGGTAGCAGCAAACTATATACCAATTCTTTTGGATGGAGAAAGGAAAGACATATTAAAGGGGAAATCCAAATGGGGTCGTTTTTTACATCTCTCACTTTTGTTCATCGATTAGTTTCATTCGGACACTCTGGATTGCACCAATCATGATTGCCCTAAATAGTTGCATCACATTATGGAGATAATGACACTCACTTTTTTAAAAGTGTTCTCTATCTTGTGCTCGTGGACCCTGAATTCTATCTAATTTGATCTCCCTCTATTATTGTTGCAGTCAGATTATATATATGTAACTATTATGCTTAATCATGTCTAATCTTTTTCTTTTTTTTTTTTGTAAAGGGATCATGTCTAATCTTATGCGTGCATATATGCATATTCCAAATTAAACAAGCAGTAGTAGTGCACCCTCCTATTAATCAATTACATTAAACAAAGCTTGTTCTTTCTGTATTCACATCGATTTCTTTATTGATTTTCTAAATTGTCATTGTTTGAAATAAACTACGATTGTGTCTTCTTTATCAAGAATCACCCATACAATGAGGAAAAAGTGCGATTTAATATCCTATCATTAAAAATGGTAGCCTGCACCAAAACTCAAAACCTACCAATTACTTTTAACTATTTACAAAGGTATATATAAGCTCAGCACAATCACCATCACCTATTCACCTATTCACATACAATAACAAAGACCATATGGGGCAGCTCTTGTTGGACAATACCAAGCACATGTTTCAAATATGTAAGTTTGGCTTCGTGCTTATTTAGTTCTATATATACGTGGAATTAGTCCTTTTCCACATTTTCGGGTGCCACCCAGGAACCCAACACCTAATTTAAGGATATGAATGCCTTGCTCCTACTGGTACAGTGAAAAACAAAAAACAACAAAAACAAAAAAAGTAAAAACAAAAATTACCTCAATGAAGACTGTTTTGAGTACCCTCCCAGCAAAGGCGGTGATATTGGCAGTAATGATTTTGAGCTTGAGAGATTCAAAGACCTCGCACAGTTTCACCATTGTGTCTGTTCTCTTACTACATGTCAAGCTCACCACCACTGTCTTCTCCCCCATGTATGTAACCCTAAGCTGTAAACAGCAAATGATGAGCCCATATTCATTATTTAACAATTGATCGATAGCTACATAGTTTTTAACAAATTATATTGTGTTGTGCTGTTAAAATGTCAATAATTTAGTGAAGACTGAGATGGGTTATTGATCGACTTACTTCAAGGATTTCAATGGAGGAACTTCTTGATCCTCCAGAATCATACAGCTCGAGTTTCTTCTTCTTCGATCTCAACAAGACCGGAAGCTCTTGTTCGAAATCGGAACTTCCCATGACACTTTTCTTTGATTTTCCAGATTCCAAATCCATGATCTCCGCTTGAATTCTTCTTTCTTGATCATGAAGCTCTTGGATGTAGTCAATGGCGTCTTTGATTATAGAAGCCTTATCCATCTGTCCAGACCCAACAAACTAAACAAATTAAAAAACAACAAAAGAAACAAAACCCCAGCATCATATCAAACACTCCATCTTTTGCTTAAAAAAATTAGAACCAGTGGTGCAGATTTATTAGCACTAACCACCCTTTTGTTAGTATATAACAAAGTGACTGATCACCGGCCACAATTAAACTAAGTAGCTAGTGTACATATGATTTTGCTTAATTAATTAGATCACCTTGCTAATGTTGGGGACCACTGCTCTAAGAGCAAAGAGCCTCTCATTGAGCTTCTTCCTTCTGTTCCTCTCTGAAACAATGTTCTTGGAAGCCATGGACGACGCTGCTCCGTCCGGCGAGCTCGAATCGTAGTACCCAGAAAACGCCTCCTCCCCCAATTTCCAACTGCCATGGCCAGAAAAATTCGTGTCAGGAAACTAAACCCTTGTAACTAAAACAAGCTTGAAAATGAAGAATGATTCTTGTTCAGTGATCTTTCGTTTTCTAGGTTTTGTGGGATATATATGTATATATACCTGTCGAGCTCTTCGGTTTGGAGGAACATGTTGGTTTCCCAGTAATGCTGGTACTCATCACCAATGTTGTCCATGGTGAAAGAGAGAAAGATCGGGAGAAAGAGAAGAGAGAGGGAGAGCTTGAAGATTGTGTTGGATGAAAGCAAGGGATTTCTAAGTGTCTGGTGAGGACGAGTTATCAGGTGGGGAGGGGGCTTTTATAAGTGGGGGATTTGATTTAACCACGTGGGGAATAAGGAACGTGATGATGATACCTCATAGAGAGATCAGAGCCGTTGAAATGAGGGAAATGGAAAATGTGGTCTACAAGCTAGACCGCGTTAGGGATTTACTACAATTGGAGAAACTGTACTCTGGTAAGCTTCAGAGTTCATGATGACCTTCAGTCAGTCTCTGAAGAAGGCGCGTGCTTTGCATTATTGGGGATATATATTTCTCCACAACATAGGCTATTTGAATTTAGACTTTCAAAATTAAAAGCTAGTGCAATTTACCCACATCACAAAATAAGTGAAATTTCCCGACAAAAACTATACATGGCGAAACTAAGACTTAAAAAGTGTTGTTTGACGATGTATAGTTTAAAATTAATTTCAATATTAACAAAACGGTTGGTAATCGATACACATGAGAATTTTCTTCTCATTCTGTTAAAATTAAGCTCATTTACATAAAATTACACACAAAGCGCGAGGTTGATGAGTTTGTATGTGCTTCATGGTGAGAGATGGTGCGGCTACAATGAGTTCCTACGTACATGGACAGCTAATATAAATAAATTAAACAAAAAAACTTCTCAAGCTAACATGTTTCAAGTGAGGTGTTGCTAGGTTGCTACACTTTTAGGCAATCAGGAGTAAGACAAGCACAGTAAAAATTTTGATATTATTTGGCTTTAATTTGACTATTTTGTTCTATTTGATGGTTTGGTTTTATAAAACCCTCGCATTGCCGAGGCATTGACATTAGGTTTCATTGAACATATATTAACTTTCGTATTAAGAAATAGAGGATGAGAAGCTTGTTCAAATGTCAAAACGAGTGTTAGCGAGAGACCGAAGTTTTGATTCGACGGGAGAAGAAAAGAATAAAACTAGCACGGTAAGCTCCTGCCTAGCTAATTACCTAGACTATGAAGAATTAATCTGAACAGATAGTCGTACTTGGGAACACAAGAGGAGTTCTCATTGCTAAAAAAAAGGAAGAGATCGATGTTGAATTCCTCAGTAGCGGCTGACAGTTTACACGGTGATGTTACAAGTTCGTTTTAGAATCGACCATGCATGGTTTGTGTTTATAATTGTTGTCCGAGAGGAAATTGATCATGAAGGACACGATGTTCAACTAACCCTTTTTTGGTCAAAACAGAAGAAGTTGAAGATGACATGCATATGCTTGGCTTAATAATCGAGGAGATAGCAAATTTGCTCCCCACCCTTTCATCCCCACCCTCCTCCTCACCATTTTAGATGAATGCCAAATGTCCATTTTCACCATTTTAATTAAAATAATTAAACATAAGAGACACTTGGCATTCATCTAAAAGGGTGGGGAGAAGGGTGGGGATGAATGGGTGGGGAGCAAATTTGCTTCCGATAACTTCATCCAAAAAGAAAATGGGAGGTTCTATTTTTTTTTTAGAACTCTTTTTAGCTCACTCAGAACTATTCCTTTGCCTATTTATAACGTCACCAAAATGGTTTCTCTCTGACGTCATCGTTTCCACGTACTGCAATAATTTCGCCGCCACGCTTTGGTGAGGACTTGACTCACGTAGTTTTTTTTTTTTTTTTATAGAGACTTGACTCACGAGTTAGTTGTGCAATGCGCACCCGTGTCTTTCAGTTTTTCTTCCCCAAAAATCATACTCATCCTTGTACTCTTTCACATTACACACCAGTACGTACGCGTACGTACGAAGACTTCCTCCATTAGTTTCATGTATGAATTTGATCCAAAACTAGCTAATCTCAAATCTGGGAGCCAGTACATCGATGAATGTCTGATGCATGCCAATATATATGTACGAGCATTTCGATCGATCAGTCAAGGCAAACTAGTTTCAACTGATTGAAACGTTGATTACGATCGAGATGGAGAAGAAAACTTATTTAGTATGAACAGAAGGAGCACACAAAGCCGAATCGATCTAGCTATTAAGTACTGGTCCTCGTTCAAAGTCGACGTACGTCTTCCTAATCTAACATCGTGACCACTAAGAGAAGCAAGTTCACTGTATAGATCTAGAACACGGTGGTAAACCAATTCTGAGTTCAGTAGTGTTTGAAATTTTCAGTGCTTTGTTATGTCATATATATGCGGCACACGATGAGATAGTGAAAGTCCAGAAATGGTTATATTGGCATCTTTAACAACCCTCTTCTTGTCTTTTTCTTGCCTTAATGGTATTTTGAATATATATTCCCCACCACCACTACCACAACAACAACAACGACGACGACGACAACAAGAAGCTCAAACGTACTCATCTAGCTCTATTTCTCATTCTCTCTACCTAGTACCTAACTACCTGCACGTAACGATGAATAAATCTAAACTTAATCATGTTTACTGAGATGGGAAGAAATTTTCGATTCGTTTCATCTTTGGCCGAAGTCACCAGGATAATTGAATTAGCATATAAAGAAATAGTATAGAGATCATGAACCTTTTTTTTTTTTATCGTTTAGAGATCATGAACTTGAGTTACACTGATTAACCAAGCAATCAATTCCACAAAGAATATGTATATACGATATATCGTGACTTGCAATATATAAGTCTGGTGCGAATTGAATCGAGAAATTTAGACGAAAGTATTGTATAAAATTTTGCAATTTTGTAGACATATTAAAGAAATGAATCGGTCTACGGTACATTGATGTATATTATACCCTCATTTTACAACTAAATATTGAACTAAGATTATAATTTAATTAAACTTTGTTTACGACATTGACAACAAGATAACACATGTTTTATATATTTATATATAGTTAAACCAAGTTACCTACATCGACAACCATATATTTATAAACTTGTGAAAAAGTCGCATATGAAGTAATTACAAGTAAACTAAAATTACCTAAACAATTTTGTTTACCACAATGAAAATTGTTGTCAGATTTGTAAACGAGTGTATTATATACATGGAGGTACTGTAGAATATTCCTCACGGAAAAACTATAAAAATGTGTGCCAATACATTTTGCTTATGGATGTGTAGGTGCTGGTATCAAGCAAATATTCACAAAGCAGAGCTGCCTCCTATCTCTACTTCTAGGGTTAGCGTTAGGTTTCTCTTAGCAAAACTCGCTGTTAGCTAGGCTTGCTTCCTCTTTCCCTATGCTAGCTAGTGGGTAGGAAACAAATCGATTTGCGACCTACACAAGGAAAAGGAATGTGTCAGGTCGATGGTTTCATGCAGGGGCTGATCCAGGAATTGAAATAAGGTGGGACTTGACTTTCCACCATAAAAAATAATAATAATAATAATCGACGTTGTGACATGAATATTATAGATTAAAAAGAATGATACACCTAGACAGGAGGGGACGGAGTGAACCTTATCCCTCGAAAACAAGTTTATACTCAACTAACTAAATCTAACCCTACGAGTACCTGAACGTTCAAAGTTGTTTATCACAAAGTCATTACTAATAAAATCAGCATATTCCTTCTTAATGTGGAGAACCATACAATCACATAGAACTCGCTGATTCAAGTTGTTGCGCAACAAACTGTTTGGGCAGTGGGAGGAGAAGACGACAAGAAGAAAGACAGAAATACGTTTTGAAGACTATTTTTTCTTTTTGTTGAAAAAAAGGGACATAAAAGGATTAAAAGATGGTCACTTAGGCTTGGACGTCAGCCCAAGATTTATACATTTATTAATAACCCAAGATTTACTGAGACTTTTGGGTCAGTTGGGTGGGACTCAGCCTAGAAGATTACAACGACATTATAAAATACATGTAAGAATTTTTTTTCCTCCAAAAGTTTGGGTGGGACTTGAGTCCCAGTCCCTTATGCTGTAGATCCGCCCCTAGTTTCATGGTAGGAAAGCTTCCCACTGCTCGATCGGGAGTATAAGGTTCGATCCTTTATTGGGATGTTCTGAAACGAAAGATTGATGATTCGCTGCAAGTAGAGAAGGTATAAGGCGGGTGTGTCCTCTTCACTCTGTTGGCCATGGATCTGAACGACATATATAATCGTATTTGGAAAGGAGTGTCACGGGGGTTCAATTGGACCTTGGTTAAGTTATTATGACGGGATTGCTCCGATTGAATCAATATATCGCCATTGAGAAGACCTCGTACTAGGTTACCTTGCAGAAAATTTCTCAGTCATCTTAGTCGGAAAGAGTGATGACCATGATTTGATATACACTTGGTGCGAGATTCCGGAGCCAACCCGCTCGATACTTGGTCAGAGGCGGTTGATCTAGTGCAGGAGATGATGTGAACGGTGTGGCTGTGGAGGTTCAAACATGGCAAGGGTTCCTATCTCTGTAGGGTTGGTATGATTACATGGTTGTGGCGGCAAGTTTGAGTTGATGTCCCCCGAATGGAGAAGTTTGTCTCTAGCGGTGGAGGGCAGAGCCGCAGAGGTAGGGGGACGATGAAGGATGGTTGTTACGGGCGAGTGTTTGGTGCTGCATGGCTCACAAAACTACACATGGGCCTAGGTTAAGTGTTTTCTAGGCTTGGGCTTTTGCAATGGACCCAGGCTGCAGAGTTTATTTTATTTTAAATGCGTTTTATTTTTAGTTAGATGGCTTAATATCAAAAATAATACCATATCGTTATGTGTTAGGGAGAAGCAGGCTCTGTCCCGGCCGGTATGCAATATGCACACTCTATGTGCCTTGTATTGCCTAGTGAGATAAGGAGCTATTTGTTTAACTAAATAGACACAACCTCTTCGTTTCGGATCTGGATTCTTTGCTTGGATTTCAGTTGTTTGGATTTGTTTGGATGTCTTATAACCATTAGATGGAGCAAGGATGACATAAAGATGACATGCGGTCTTAGATTGTACTCAATCCAATGGTTAAAAGTCATCCGAGCAAATCCAAACAACATAAATTCAAGTAAAGAAGCCAAATTCGTTTCAGAGTAATCTTTCTGGTATGTCACTGCTATGTCAAATCAAATAAAGTAGCAATTCGTGTATTTGCTATTTTTTTTTCTTAAAACAAATAAAGGTTTGGGCAGTATTAATTAGCTCCTCTTACGGAACTAATCTCACCCTCAAGCCCGAAGGCGAAGGGTCTACCCCACTTAGGGAACCCACCTTCTTTCCTTTATTTGAAATTTATTAATATAAAGGAAAGTACAAATGTAGCTTTGCTATTTCTGTTTTTTTTTTTTTTAAAAATTATTAAATAACTCACACACCCTACATATGTCGTGAGGCTTGAATCTCTGATCTCAAAGTTGTCAATTAAACTCCTTAACCAACCAAACCATGACTCACTGACAAATGTAGCTTTGCTATTTGATACTTGTTAGAATACATAGTTTGTAAAAAATCTTAGAATTATTTTAGGATGTTCTCTTTATGCTTATTGTAATTTGGGGTTTAGACTTTACGTCCTTCTATGTATTCTACAATTCAATTAATCAAGACTTAAAGATAGCCGCACAAGCAATAATTAAAAACAAAAAACAAAAAAACAAAAAAAGAATTCCATCATGTATTGTCGATTGCATTGGTTTCTTCACTTTGGTGGGTTCATATTTATGTTAAATAATAAACATTAAATTTGATGCGACTATATATCTACAATGATGTAATTATTAATTTCTCGTGAAATGTACGATTAACGAAAAAATTGTGAGACAAGTCAAGATATTTACCGAATGGGTGTAAAATCATTTCTTGCCATGCCAAAATTTACGATAGCAAATAGTAATTAGTCCTTCACTTGTTGCATAACAAATTACTCAAAACAGATTCCACGCACCAGAATTAATATTGTTGGATGTTGAACATTAGTCCAACAACACCCAACATTCAAAATGCAGTGGAAGACTGGAAGTTCACCAAAGATATAATAAGGAGTGAGCTATGAAAAGCTCATTTATTATAGAACAAAAAGAAAACTAACCTTCCCCCGGGTGGGGGGAGCGCCTCAACCTCTTATATCGGCTTTGGCTTGTTTTGATGCCTGTTGGGACGTTCCCTCTTCTTAGGCATCTTCCCATTTGTGATTGGGACCTCCACCATATTCATATTGAGGATGATCATTGTCAAAACCATTGGCATGCACACCAATTCCAAGCTCAGTTTGGAACGTTTTCCATCCTCCATGTCATCAGTGTTGTGTTTTCGACGAACTCCCTCACTTTTAGGAGATGTAGCAACAATTGGACTCACATGACCAGGCCAAACAACCTCATCTGTCCCAAACAGTCCAGAATCATTCCCACCAAAACACCTTCAACCCAAAAGAGTTTCCAACTAAGAATGAGAACCCCCCCAGGCCCAACACAATAGCACGGCCCAACCCTTTTTATATTTAGGTTAGGGTATCCTTCCTTTGTCGGGGGACTTTCCCAGGCCGTCGATACAGCCGCCATGGTTGACGCTGCTGTGATGACCCTAGCCCTTGCTTTGGGCCCTGCGCCACCTCCGCCGTTGTGCCAACAACCACCTATTGCTCTCCCAGAGTTGTGGCCACCAATTCAACAATTTCGTCAATCAAAAGCACCACAAAATCATTCGCCACCGGCAACACTTTCGACCTTGTGATCGCAACCAATCCCTTATCACATCCCTGCCTCCATGGTTAAAGAAGCCACAATCACTACATATACCATGACACTTCTCGTACCATAATTCCAAGTCAACGGACACCTCTCACTACGCCAATAAGTGCAACAAACGACACTTTTCACACAACGGTGCATAATACCAGAGTTGTACAAATTTCAAAAATGCTTCATACAACGTTCAGAAACTTTCAGCCGTTGTGTGGATAGTCTGAGATCATTCCAGATTTTTTTTCCTTAAACTAGTACAACACTTTGAACAATATTTTGTTGTGTGAATGCAGATAAAAATGAGACCCATTTTGTTTCTAACCCCACTCTAGTTTGACATATAACTGAGTTTTGTTACACAACAGTAAAACAAATAAATGTTGTGTGAATTTATACAATTTAAACTATCACACAATACTTT
This genomic interval carries:
- the LOC101296851 gene encoding transcription factor bHLH35-like; its protein translation is MDNIGDEYQHYWETNMFLQTEELDSWKLGEEAFSGYYDSSSPDGAASSMASKNIVSERNRRKKLNERLFALRAVVPNISKMDKASIIKDAIDYIQELHDQERRIQAEIMDLESGKSKKSVMGSSDFEQELPVLLRSKKKKLELYDSGGSRSSSIEILELRVTYMGEKTVVVSLTCSKRTDTMVKLCEVFESLKLKIITANITAFAGRVLKTVFIEADEEEKDHLKVKIQTAIAALNDPQSPMSI